From one Ficedula albicollis isolate OC2 unplaced genomic scaffold, FicAlb1.5 N00466, whole genome shotgun sequence genomic stretch:
- the LOC101815511 gene encoding zinc finger protein 501-like yields MRTRSMAREPQADKELSTDSREEKSPRHSLGQEAVCSGSTAQECNGEEKPRRSRTRRGCKRTARGSQQESPSPGRGGGRSSELGLREQRHHGEKPHKCSQCGKGFRWRWGLTEHQRIHTGEKPYECGNCGKRFRQSSQMTLHRRIHAGEKPYECDKCMKTFLLRIQLLKHCRTHRDERPYECPDCGQGFKHKSGLIIHRRIHTGERPYECDKCRKRFQTSSHLLVHYRIHKDERPFRCSDCGKGFKCKSHLVTHRRIHTGERPYECGECGKRFSHSSNLTVHQRTHSGERPYECGECGKRFGQSSQLTVHQRSHTGARPYKCEECGKTFRQITSVTVHQRSHTGERPYECEKCRKRFPTSSNLFLHYRTHRDERPYECPDCGKGFKQNSQLVAHRRIHTGERPYECPECGKSFSRRSHLTQHQRRNH; encoded by the exons ATGAGGACGAGGTCGATGGCCCGGGAGCCgcaggcag ACAAGGAGCTGAGCAcggacagcagggaggagaaatcCCCGCGGCACAGCCTCGGCCAAGAGGCCGTTTGCAGCGGCTCCACGGCGCAGGAATGCAACGGGGAGGAAAAGCCCCGCAGATCCCgcaccaggaggggctgcaaACGCACAGCCCGGGGATCGCAGCAGGAAAGCCCCAGCCCGGGCCGGGGAGGCGGCCGGAGCTCGGAGCTGGGGCTGCGTGAGCAGCGTCACCACGGGGAGAAGCCCCACAAGTGCTCGCAATGTGGGAAGGGCTTCAGGTGGAGATGGGGACTGACAGAGCACCAGAGAATCCACACAGGGGAGAAGCCCTATGAATGTGGGAACTGTGGGAAGAGATTCAGGCAGAGCTCACAGATGACTCTGCACCGGAGGATCCACGCTGGGGAGAAGCCCTACGAGTGTGATAAATGCATGAAGACGTTTTTATTAAGAATCCAACTCCTCAAGCACTGTCGCACTCACAGGGATGAGAGGCCTTATGAGTGTCCGGACTGTGGGCAGGGCTTCAAGCACAAGTCCGGACTCATCATCCACCGGCgcatccacactggggagagacCATACGAGTGTGATAAATGCAGGAAGAGGTTTCAGACCAGTTCTCATCTCCTTGTGCACTATCGCATTCACAAGGACGAGAGACCGTTCCGCTGCTCCGACTGCGGGAAGGGTTTCAAGTGCAAGTCGCATCTCGTCACCCACCGGCGCATCCACACAGGGGAGAGGCCCTACGAATGtggggagtgtgggaagagATTCAGCCACAGCTCAAACCTGACTGTGCACCAGAGGACCCACAGTGGAGagaggccctacgagtgtggggagtgtgggaagagATTCGGCCAGAGCTCACAGCTGACTGTGCACCAAAGAAGCCACACCGGGGCGAGGCCGTATAAGTGTGAGGAGTGTGGGAAGACATTCCGGCAGATCACCAGTGTGACTGTGCACCAGCGGAGCCATACAGGGGagaggccctacgagtgtgaaaaatgcaggaagagGTTTCCGACCAGCTCCAATCTCTTCCTGCACTATCGCACGCACAGGGATGAGAGACCTTATGAGTGTCCTGACTGCGGGAAGGGCTTCAAGCAGAACTCACAACTTGTCGCCCACCGGCGCATCCACACCGGGGAGAGACCCTACGAGTGTCccgagtgtgggaagagcttctcaAGGAGGTCTCACTTGACCCAACACCAACGGAGGAACCACTGA
- the OLFM2 gene encoding noelin-2, which translates to MLPRFSFPRWKFPSSNSVWYMDGYYKGRRVLEFRSLTDFISGQNFVQHLLPHPWAGTGHVVFNGSLYYNKFQSNVAVRYHFRSRSVLVQRSLAGAGYNNTFPYSWGGFSDIDFMVDENGLWVVYTTNQNAGNIVVSRVDPQTLEVLRSWDTGYPKRSAGESFMICGVLYVTNSHLAGAKIYFAYHTNTSSYEYTDIPFHNQYSHISMLDYNPRERVLYTWNNGHQVIYNVTLFHVINTAGEL; encoded by the exons ATGCTTCCGCGCTTCTCCTTTCCGAGGTGGAAATTCCCAAGCTCGAATTCG GTGTGGTACATGGACGGCTACTACAAGGGCCGCCGCGTGCTGGAATTCCGCAGCCTCACCGACTTCATCAGCGGCCAAAACTTCGTCCAGCACCTCCTCCCTCACCCTTGGGCCGGCACCGGCCACGTCGTCTTCAATGGCTCCTTGTACTACAACAAATTCCAAAGCAACGTCGCCGTGCGCTACCACTTCCGATCCCGCAGCGTCCTGGTGCAGCGGAGCCTCGCCGGCGCCGGCTACAACAACACCTTCCCTTACTCGTGGGGTGGGTTCTCCGACATCGACTTCATGGTGGACGAGAACGGCCTTTGGGTGGTCTACACCACCAACCAAAATGCCGGCAACATCGTGGTGAGCCGGGTGGATCCGCAGACGCTGGAGGTGTTGAGGAGCTGGGACACCGGCTACCCCAAACGCAGCGCCGGCGAGTCCTTCATGATCTGCGGCGTCCTCTACGTCACCAACTCCCACCTGGCCGGCGCCAAGATTTATTTCGCTTACCACACCAACACCTCCAGCTACGAATACACCGACATCCCCTTCCACAACCAATACTCCCACATTTCCATGCTGGACTACAACCCGCGGGAGAGGGTTCTCTACACCTGGAATAACGGCCACCAGGTCATCTACAACGTCACGCTCTTCCACGTCATCAACACGGCCGGAGAGCTCTGA